A region from the Halomarina litorea genome encodes:
- a CDS encoding mechanosensitive ion channel family protein: MLSGVIEGAAKFIVAFIAVYLLGKLVLAPLARRALKARGFNESIRGLADSVVSVVVLFAAVAIAFTVAGFGTFLAAFATLGGALALAVGFAAQDLMGNFVAGVFILKDRPFEVGDWIEKGDLVGRVQDIDLRVTTLKTFDNEKITVPNSELANNAVKNPVAYDKLRQKFVFGIGYDDDIDAAKEVILEEARNLDTIMDNPEPAVRVTELADSYVGLQSRFWIDDPSRADFMKVRSDFIQSVKERCDAETIEMPYPYRELVGGLGVDVEGELQTTESQATTAD, translated from the coding sequence ATGCTCAGCGGCGTCATCGAGGGCGCGGCGAAGTTCATCGTCGCGTTCATCGCCGTCTACCTGTTGGGGAAACTCGTCCTCGCACCCCTCGCCCGACGGGCGCTGAAGGCTCGGGGGTTCAACGAGAGCATCCGCGGCCTCGCCGACAGCGTCGTGAGTGTCGTCGTGCTGTTCGCCGCCGTCGCCATCGCGTTCACCGTCGCCGGGTTCGGGACGTTCCTCGCCGCGTTCGCCACCCTCGGCGGTGCCCTCGCGCTTGCCGTCGGGTTCGCCGCACAGGACCTGATGGGCAACTTCGTCGCGGGCGTCTTCATCCTCAAGGACCGTCCCTTCGAGGTGGGCGACTGGATCGAGAAAGGTGACCTCGTCGGCCGGGTACAGGACATCGACCTGCGCGTGACGACGCTCAAGACCTTCGACAACGAGAAGATCACCGTCCCGAACTCCGAACTCGCCAACAACGCCGTCAAGAACCCGGTCGCCTACGACAAACTCCGCCAGAAGTTCGTCTTCGGCATCGGCTACGACGACGACATCGACGCCGCGAAGGAGGTCATCCTCGAGGAGGCGCGGAACCTCGACACCATCATGGACAACCCGGAACCCGCGGTCCGGGTGACGGAACTCGCGGACTCCTACGTCGGCCTCCAGAGCCGGTTCTGGATCGACGACCCCTCCCGGGCGGACTTCATGAAGGTCCGCTCGGACTTCATCCAGTCCGTCAAGGAGCGCTGTGACGCCGAGACCATCGAGATGCCCTACCCCTACCGGGAACTCGTCGGCGGCCTCGGCGTGGACGTGGAGGGCGAACTCCAGACCACCGAGTCGCAGGCGACCACCGCCGACTGA
- a CDS encoding phosphotransferase family protein, giving the protein MDEATARAACREAFPEATVRSLSVTGTGNVKRSFDATLAREGRSERVVVQLYPDVARLRAEAALLRAIAGGTDVPVPAVRAVGRVSEAGYLVTDHVAGVDLHRRFSDLAPDDQRSVVRTFGRALGDLHGAFTFEGFGRLVDRGGSLVVADPATDWPTYLRSLVDEGLDRLAPSLADLRDPVREAVAEARSAGRLPAAPPAALYPWDLRPGNALYDGGGVTAFLDWGDPRTAHAEFSLAKVEYLVADWYAGGDRAESLRGAFYDGYREASSVDPAYWVERRRLYRMGAVVLSAMDSQGRVTRPRYPMVPPDEAAALHRDAVESLL; this is encoded by the coding sequence ATGGACGAGGCCACCGCCCGCGCCGCCTGCCGGGAGGCGTTCCCCGAGGCGACGGTCCGGTCGCTCTCGGTCACGGGGACCGGGAACGTCAAGCGGTCTTTCGACGCCACCCTCGCCCGCGAGGGGAGGTCGGAGCGGGTCGTCGTCCAGTTGTACCCCGACGTCGCCCGCCTGCGCGCCGAGGCGGCGCTCCTCCGGGCCATCGCCGGGGGAACCGACGTCCCCGTCCCCGCGGTGCGCGCCGTCGGGCGCGTCAGCGAGGCGGGCTATCTCGTCACCGACCACGTCGCGGGCGTCGACTTGCACCGCCGGTTCTCCGACCTCGCGCCCGACGACCAGCGAAGCGTGGTCCGGACCTTCGGACGCGCCCTCGGTGACCTCCACGGGGCGTTCACCTTCGAGGGGTTCGGCCGCCTCGTCGACCGGGGCGGGTCGCTGGTCGTGGCCGACCCCGCGACGGACTGGCCAACGTACCTCCGGTCGCTCGTCGACGAGGGCCTCGACCGCCTCGCGCCGTCGCTCGCGGACCTCCGCGACCCCGTCCGCGAGGCGGTCGCCGAGGCGCGGTCCGCGGGACGCCTCCCCGCCGCCCCGCCCGCGGCGCTCTACCCGTGGGACCTCCGACCCGGGAACGCGCTGTACGACGGGGGCGGCGTGACCGCCTTCCTCGACTGGGGGGACCCGCGGACCGCCCACGCGGAGTTCTCGCTGGCGAAAGTCGAGTACCTCGTCGCCGACTGGTACGCGGGGGGCGACCGGGCCGAGTCGCTCCGCGGGGCGTTCTACGACGGCTACCGCGAGGCGTCGAGCGTCGACCCGGCGTACTGGGTGGAGCGGCGACGACTCTACCGGATGGGTGCCGTCGTCCTGAGCGCGATGGACTCGCAGGGGCGGGTCACCCGCCCGCGCTACCCGATGGTCCCGCCCGACGAGGCGGCCGCCCTCCACCGGGACGCGGTCGAGTCGCTCCTCTGA
- a CDS encoding enoyl-CoA hydratase/isomerase family protein, producing MDTVGTGLAGIAYEGHRADVYLNRPDKRNAMNRALIADLTEAVERVDANDDVRAVTLLGRGDVFSAGMDLDMMYESSEATHRDIHRELTGLMDAIDDLSKPSVVGIKRAAPAGAFELTLPADFRIIGDDARYGVIEVELGVFPHAGTTQRLPRLVGLARAKEMVLTAEFIDPEEADRIDLVTEVCPGDEVDDRARDFADDLCEKAPLGVQRALEAFGHAFDVPLDDGLDIEHYLAMDLYATEDREEGFGALLEGRDPEFEGR from the coding sequence ATGGACACAGTTGGCACGGGACTCGCGGGCATCGCGTACGAAGGGCACCGCGCGGACGTCTACCTGAACCGCCCCGACAAGCGCAACGCGATGAACCGCGCGCTCATCGCGGACCTCACCGAGGCGGTCGAACGGGTCGACGCTAACGACGACGTGCGGGCCGTGACCCTCCTCGGCCGCGGCGACGTGTTCTCCGCGGGGATGGACCTCGACATGATGTACGAGAGCAGCGAGGCGACCCACCGCGACATCCACCGGGAACTCACGGGTCTGATGGACGCCATCGACGACCTCTCGAAACCCTCCGTCGTGGGCATCAAACGCGCCGCGCCGGCGGGTGCCTTCGAGTTGACGCTCCCCGCCGACTTCCGCATCATCGGGGACGACGCCCGCTACGGCGTCATCGAGGTCGAACTCGGCGTGTTCCCCCACGCGGGGACGACCCAGCGCCTCCCGCGACTCGTGGGGCTGGCGCGCGCCAAGGAGATGGTGCTCACCGCGGAGTTCATCGACCCCGAGGAGGCCGACCGCATCGACCTCGTGACGGAGGTGTGTCCCGGCGACGAGGTCGACGACCGGGCGCGCGACTTCGCGGACGACCTCTGCGAGAAGGCTCCGCTGGGGGTCCAGCGCGCGCTCGAAGCGTTCGGGCACGCCTTCGACGTCCCCCTCGACGACGGCCTCGACATCGAACACTACCTCGCGATGGACCTCTACGCGACCGAGGACCGCGAGGAGGGGTTCGGCGCGCTACTGGAGGGGCGCGACCCGGAGTTCGAGGGCCGCTGA
- a CDS encoding right-handed parallel beta-helix repeat-containing protein, with the protein MTASSSRRIAALAVTAFVVAAAWTGLPVVAQSSATELSSCTAIDESGEYVLTNDIGDGVGAGNAPDDACLRVAASDVTIDGNGHTIAGDGSKTGVLFEVTSGHRLSDVTVTGWEDGVALSSSSSTTISGATITDNARYGIRAVDATDATLTGSTVSGNELGIYYEISADASVVDSDISDNRKAGIAAADSGVTVRDSTVEANGGPGIDGLHTTFTVVETTVADNEGDGVSVDTGEVSVDRSVLVDNAGHGLHVADSGDGIVDPSGEIHVSIIDGNGGMGVAAEDVVVDARRNWWGADDGPSSAADADAPFEDPSTGLLADGNGQSVSEGASAGVSNVRFDPYYVQDPRTGDAPLSDERPTETATPTPDPTATPTGTPDPTPTPNPTDTPESTDDAGDGEGGAGTATRTATEQTGTTTQTATGTEGGDATSTADSTATATNTTGNGSDVAAGPSAPPANNSTTVEGDGNLSRNIGDANNEDTSSGDGPGFGVLAALVALVAAALLATRRDA; encoded by the coding sequence ATGACAGCCTCCAGCTCACGGCGAATCGCCGCGCTCGCGGTCACGGCGTTCGTCGTCGCGGCCGCGTGGACGGGCCTGCCGGTCGTCGCCCAGTCCTCGGCCACCGAACTGTCGTCCTGTACCGCCATCGACGAGTCCGGCGAGTACGTCCTCACGAACGACATCGGGGACGGTGTCGGGGCCGGGAACGCACCGGACGACGCCTGCCTCCGCGTCGCCGCGAGCGACGTCACCATCGACGGGAACGGCCACACCATCGCCGGCGACGGGAGCAAGACCGGCGTCCTCTTCGAAGTGACTAGCGGTCATCGTCTCTCCGACGTCACCGTCACCGGCTGGGAGGACGGCGTCGCGCTCAGTTCGTCGTCGTCGACGACCATCAGCGGCGCCACCATCACCGACAACGCCCGCTACGGTATCCGCGCCGTCGACGCCACGGACGCCACCCTCACCGGTTCGACCGTCTCCGGAAACGAACTCGGCATCTACTACGAGATCAGTGCCGACGCGTCGGTCGTCGACTCGGACATCTCCGACAACCGCAAGGCCGGCATCGCCGCCGCCGACAGCGGCGTCACGGTCCGCGACTCGACGGTCGAGGCCAACGGCGGCCCCGGTATCGACGGCCTCCACACCACGTTCACGGTCGTCGAGACGACCGTCGCGGACAACGAGGGCGACGGCGTCTCGGTCGACACCGGCGAGGTCTCCGTCGACCGCTCGGTCCTCGTGGACAACGCGGGCCACGGCCTGCACGTCGCCGACAGCGGGGACGGCATCGTGGACCCGTCGGGCGAGATTCACGTCTCCATCATCGACGGGAACGGAGGGATGGGCGTCGCCGCCGAGGACGTGGTCGTCGACGCCCGCCGCAACTGGTGGGGGGCAGACGACGGCCCCTCGAGCGCCGCCGACGCCGACGCGCCCTTCGAGGACCCCTCGACCGGCCTCCTCGCCGACGGGAACGGACAGTCGGTGAGCGAGGGTGCCTCCGCGGGCGTCTCCAACGTCCGGTTCGACCCGTACTACGTCCAGGACCCGCGGACCGGCGACGCGCCCCTCTCGGACGAGCGACCGACGGAGACGGCCACGCCGACGCCGGACCCGACGGCGACGCCGACCGGGACCCCCGACCCCACGCCCACGCCGAACCCGACCGACACGCCCGAGTCGACGGACGACGCGGGTGACGGCGAGGGCGGCGCGGGCACCGCGACGCGGACGGCGACGGAGCAGACCGGGACGACCACGCAGACGGCGACCGGTACCGAAGGCGGCGACGCGACTTCGACCGCCGACTCCACGGCGACGGCGACGAACACGACCGGCAACGGGAGCGACGTGGCCGCCGGGCCGTCCGCCCCGCCCGCCAACAACAGCACGACCGTCGAGGGCGACGGGAACCTCTCGCGGAACATCGGGGATGCGAACAATGAGGACACCTCCAGCGGCGACGGCCCCGGCTTCGGCGTCCTCGCGGCGCTGGTCGCCCTCGTCGCGGCCGCCCTGCTGGCGACCCGACGGGACGCCTGA
- a CDS encoding DUF7543 family protein: MDWTDRETRTGHEWTRGDGTVVVTLRKTADARWAVTLDRLEQAPEGPGYDRETLPTREEALGVVERWRGEHDTA; encoded by the coding sequence ATGGACTGGACGGACCGCGAGACGCGGACGGGCCACGAATGGACGCGCGGGGACGGCACCGTCGTCGTCACCCTGCGCAAGACGGCTGACGCGCGGTGGGCGGTCACGCTCGACCGCCTCGAACAGGCCCCCGAGGGACCGGGCTACGACCGCGAGACCCTCCCGACCCGCGAGGAGGCGCTGGGGGTGGTCGAGCGCTGGCGCGGGGAACACGACACGGCCTGA
- a CDS encoding LuxR C-terminal-related transcriptional regulator produces MRSILSSGEREVAWRLADGQSVEDIAAARDQSVETVEKHVDRIREKTERAVATLVESPFAEAVLADLDPEARETVAALARRADS; encoded by the coding sequence ATGCGCTCCATCCTCAGCAGCGGCGAACGGGAGGTCGCCTGGCGACTGGCGGACGGCCAGAGCGTCGAGGACATCGCCGCCGCCCGCGACCAGTCCGTCGAGACCGTCGAGAAGCACGTCGACCGCATCCGCGAGAAGACCGAGCGCGCGGTCGCGACGCTCGTCGAGAGCCCGTTCGCCGAGGCGGTGCTCGCCGACCTCGACCCGGAGGCGCGCGAGACCGTCGCCGCACTCGCCCGTCGTGCCGACTCCTGA
- a CDS encoding aldo/keto reductase — protein sequence MALSTVPLGRTGTTVSSISFGTWRFGRETDTGDLEVDEDRAHDLLDAYADHGGNFIDTADMYGDGRSEDWIGNWLSKRDREDFVVASKIYWPTREDDPNGRGIGRKHLRRQIDLMLDRLGTDYLDVLYCHRFDDQTPPEEFMRTLDGFVRDGKVNYLGASTFEPNAWEVARANEIAAREGYEPFTVAQPRYNLVNREVEYDYVEMCETYDVGICPWSPLAGGFLTGKYDREGDMPEGTRGSESSQFAERYLSEANFDALDVVREVAEEVEASPAQVSLAYLMAHPQVTAPIVGARTVDQLEENLAADDIDLSEGQFERLAESKESPTLV from the coding sequence ATGGCTCTCAGCACCGTCCCCCTGGGCCGTACCGGTACGACTGTCTCTAGCATCTCCTTCGGGACGTGGCGCTTCGGCCGCGAGACCGACACGGGCGACCTCGAGGTCGACGAGGATCGCGCTCACGACCTGCTCGACGCCTACGCCGACCACGGCGGCAACTTCATCGACACCGCCGACATGTACGGCGACGGCCGCTCGGAGGACTGGATCGGCAACTGGCTCTCGAAGCGCGACCGCGAGGACTTCGTCGTCGCCTCCAAGATCTACTGGCCCACCCGCGAGGACGACCCGAACGGCCGGGGCATCGGACGCAAACACCTCCGCCGGCAAATCGACCTCATGCTCGACCGCCTCGGGACGGACTACCTCGACGTGCTCTACTGTCACCGCTTCGACGACCAGACCCCGCCCGAGGAGTTCATGCGCACCCTCGACGGCTTCGTCCGCGACGGGAAGGTGAACTACCTCGGGGCGTCCACGTTCGAACCCAACGCGTGGGAGGTTGCACGCGCGAACGAAATCGCCGCCCGCGAGGGCTACGAGCCGTTCACCGTCGCCCAGCCCCGGTACAATCTCGTCAACCGGGAGGTGGAGTACGACTACGTCGAGATGTGCGAGACGTACGACGTGGGCATCTGCCCGTGGTCGCCGCTCGCCGGCGGCTTCCTCACCGGAAAGTACGACCGCGAGGGCGACATGCCCGAGGGGACCCGGGGGTCGGAGTCCAGTCAGTTCGCCGAACGCTACCTCTCGGAGGCCAACTTCGACGCCCTCGACGTCGTGCGCGAGGTGGCCGAGGAGGTCGAGGCGAGTCCCGCGCAGGTGAGCCTCGCGTACCTGATGGCCCACCCGCAGGTCACCGCGCCCATCGTCGGCGCGCGGACCGTCGACCAGCTAGAGGAGAACCTCGCGGCCGACGACATCGACCTCTCCGAGGGGCAGTTCGAGCGCCTCGCGGAGTCCAAGGAGTCGCCGACGCTGGTCTGA
- a CDS encoding PRC-barrel domain containing protein — MQQTRFSESDEGKKVVNANGDTVGRIVEVRSGTAYVDPDPSIADTLLSKLGWAEMDEDTYPLRADRISAITDDEVRLERF; from the coding sequence ATGCAACAGACGAGATTCTCGGAGAGCGACGAGGGGAAGAAGGTCGTGAACGCGAACGGCGACACAGTCGGTCGAATCGTGGAGGTCCGAAGCGGGACCGCCTACGTCGACCCCGACCCGAGCATCGCGGATACCCTCCTGTCGAAGCTCGGCTGGGCCGAGATGGACGAGGACACGTACCCCCTCCGCGCGGACCGCATCAGCGCCATCACCGACGACGAAGTCCGCCTCGAGCGGTTCTGA
- a CDS encoding KaiC domain-containing protein, with protein sequence MRSNDNRGYGCVHTGGAMSGEAPDDDFEEFDETFGDGPDGGFGETEGPFEEDFAAAFDSGLSGGEFDEAFESNLPRIDIGVEGLDEMVQGGVPERSLMVVIGSPGTGKTTFGLQFLNQALEADETAVFITLEESQQAVLDAANEKGWDFQRHLDEERLAIVDLDPIEMANSLASIRSELPELVEEFGASRLVLDSVSLLEVMYEDQAERRTEIFDFTRALKEAGVTTMLTSEASDDTPYASRHGIIEYLTDGVFVLQYVRSEFRETRLAVEIQKIRNANHSRETKPYEITSEGISVYQQANIF encoded by the coding sequence ATACGCTCGAATGACAATCGAGGGTATGGCTGCGTCCACACGGGGGGGGCGATGAGTGGCGAGGCCCCGGACGACGACTTCGAGGAGTTCGACGAGACGTTCGGTGACGGTCCCGACGGTGGCTTCGGCGAGACCGAAGGCCCCTTCGAGGAGGACTTCGCCGCCGCGTTCGACAGCGGACTGTCCGGCGGCGAGTTCGACGAGGCGTTCGAATCGAACCTCCCGCGAATCGACATCGGCGTCGAGGGACTCGACGAGATGGTACAGGGCGGCGTCCCCGAGCGCTCGCTGATGGTCGTCATCGGCAGCCCCGGGACCGGGAAGACCACCTTCGGCCTCCAGTTCCTCAATCAGGCGCTGGAGGCCGACGAGACGGCGGTGTTCATCACGCTCGAGGAGAGCCAGCAGGCCGTCCTCGACGCCGCCAACGAGAAGGGCTGGGACTTCCAGAGGCACCTCGACGAGGAGCGTCTCGCCATCGTGGACCTCGACCCCATCGAGATGGCGAACAGTCTCGCCTCCATCCGGAGTGAACTGCCCGAACTCGTCGAGGAGTTCGGCGCCTCCCGCCTCGTCCTCGACTCCGTCTCCCTCCTGGAGGTGATGTACGAGGACCAGGCGGAGCGCCGCACCGAGATATTCGACTTCACCCGCGCGCTGAAGGAGGCGGGCGTGACGACGATGCTCACGAGCGAGGCGAGCGACGACACCCCCTACGCCTCCCGCCACGGCATCATCGAGTACCTCACCGACGGCGTGTTCGTCCTCCAGTACGTCCGCTCGGAGTTCCGCGAGACGCGCCTCGCCGTCGAGATTCAGAAGATTCGCAACGCGAACCACTCGCGCGAGACAAAGCCCTACGAGATTACGAGCGAGGGCATCTCCGTCTATCAGCAGGCGAATATCTTCTGA
- a CDS encoding NAD(+)/NADH kinase: MHVGIVAQKGNPRAAALAGDISRAVGATVVVDESTAGAVDAEGIPADRMDTCDLVVSIGGDGTFLFAARGAGDTPIMGVNLGEVGFLNATAPEDCVETVERVVTDYQAGAMAIQEMPRIEASGEGWSLPPALNEVVVMGTQRGHGNGIEAEVRVDGSLYGSGQADGVLVATPAGTTAYNLSEGGPLVHPSVEGFVVTEMAARDPMPSLVVTPDSEVTVRVDASGTDGAVVVGDGRRSHDLDPPAAVTVRRADVPVRVAGPDLDFFAALSKLD, encoded by the coding sequence ATGCACGTCGGTATCGTCGCGCAGAAGGGCAACCCCCGGGCCGCGGCCCTGGCGGGCGACATCAGCCGGGCCGTGGGGGCGACGGTGGTCGTCGACGAGTCGACCGCCGGGGCCGTCGACGCCGAGGGGATACCCGCCGACCGGATGGACACCTGCGACCTCGTAGTGAGCATCGGCGGCGACGGCACGTTCCTCTTCGCGGCGCGCGGGGCGGGCGACACCCCCATCATGGGCGTCAACCTCGGCGAGGTGGGCTTCCTGAACGCCACGGCACCCGAGGACTGCGTCGAGACGGTCGAACGCGTGGTCACGGACTACCAGGCCGGCGCGATGGCCATCCAGGAGATGCCCCGAATCGAGGCGAGCGGCGAGGGGTGGTCGCTCCCACCGGCGCTCAACGAGGTGGTCGTCATGGGCACGCAACGCGGACACGGCAACGGCATCGAGGCCGAGGTCAGGGTGGACGGGTCGCTGTACGGCAGCGGGCAGGCCGACGGCGTCCTCGTCGCCACGCCCGCGGGGACGACGGCGTACAACCTCTCGGAGGGCGGCCCGCTGGTTCACCCGAGCGTCGAGGGCTTCGTCGTGACGGAGATGGCCGCGCGCGACCCGATGCCCTCGCTCGTCGTCACCCCGGACAGCGAGGTGACGGTCCGGGTGGACGCGAGCGGGACCGACGGAGCCGTCGTCGTCGGCGACGGAAGACGCTCGCACGACCTCGACCCGCCCGCGGCGGTGACGGTCAGACGGGCCGACGTGCCCGTGCGCGTCGCGGGACCGGACCTCGACTTCTTCGCAGCACTGAGCAAACTCGACTGA
- the mptA gene encoding GTP cyclohydrolase MptA, whose protein sequence is MKQQLPDVQASSPDVTVGLNRVGVTGVEKLVKLDRQDQRPIVLMAEFEVFVDLPSWRKGADMSRNMEVIDETLEAAVSQTAYRVEDVCGDAAERLLEKHDYTTEAEVRMEATYVTHDHTPESDRVTQSTADIIASATASDEGTHEEIGARVVGMTVCPCSQGMSAARARETLEDLSVERDVIDEFLERVPQPGHSQRGHATVTIRSEGSPEVDFRDIIDVARDSMSARIYNLAKRPDEDHMTYESHADAKFVEDCVRAMAEGVVEQFPHLPDDAVVTMKQSNDESIHQHNAHAERVAEVGTLRAELDGERAD, encoded by the coding sequence ATGAAGCAACAGCTGCCGGACGTACAGGCGTCGAGCCCCGACGTCACGGTAGGCCTCAACCGCGTCGGCGTCACCGGCGTCGAGAAGCTCGTCAAACTCGACCGGCAGGACCAGCGACCGATCGTGCTGATGGCCGAGTTCGAGGTGTTCGTCGACCTGCCCTCCTGGCGGAAGGGCGCGGACATGAGCCGGAACATGGAGGTCATCGACGAGACGCTCGAAGCCGCGGTCAGCCAGACCGCCTACCGCGTCGAGGACGTCTGTGGCGACGCCGCCGAACGCCTCCTCGAGAAACACGACTACACAACCGAGGCGGAGGTCCGCATGGAGGCGACGTACGTCACCCACGACCACACGCCCGAGTCCGACCGCGTCACCCAGTCCACCGCAGACATCATCGCCAGCGCGACTGCCTCCGATGAGGGGACCCACGAGGAGATCGGCGCCCGTGTCGTCGGCATGACTGTCTGTCCCTGCTCGCAGGGGATGTCGGCCGCCCGGGCCAGAGAGACGCTGGAGGACCTGAGCGTCGAACGCGACGTCATCGACGAGTTCCTCGAACGCGTCCCGCAACCCGGCCACTCTCAGCGGGGGCACGCCACCGTCACGATTCGCAGCGAGGGGTCGCCCGAGGTGGACTTCCGCGACATCATCGACGTCGCCCGCGACTCGATGAGCGCGCGCATCTACAACCTCGCGAAGCGCCCCGACGAGGACCACATGACCTACGAGAGTCACGCCGACGCGAAGTTCGTCGAGGACTGCGTCCGCGCGATGGCCGAGGGCGTCGTCGAGCAGTTCCCGCACCTCCCGGACGACGCCGTCGTGACGATGAAGCAGTCGAACGACGAGTCCATCCACCAGCACAACGCGCACGCCGAACGCGTCGCCGAGGTGGGCACCCTCCGCGCCGAACTCGACGGCGAGCGCGCGGACTGA
- a CDS encoding TrmB family transcriptional regulator, translated as MASLRDLGLSEYEARAYRALLTTGPTTAKELSQVSDVPMGRIYDVLNSIEQYNLVRSQSASRPKKYVAVEPDTALDRLLQDKKRELAEKESQYESIVSDLVGSLETTETVEERFWTAAVGPSETADLLVERLAAADTRIQMVASTFSQQFDVDRLGERVAAELEGALDRGVEVSLLMRPQLVDELPDSVGRRYRESLAPHERFDCRTSPDVSGSFTIVDDVEVVIEVAHPLRAADSLAMIDLKDREFAADVREEFEPRWEQADPLSF; from the coding sequence ATGGCAAGTCTCCGTGACCTCGGTCTGTCGGAGTACGAGGCGAGGGCCTACCGCGCGCTCCTCACGACGGGCCCGACAACCGCCAAGGAGTTGTCACAGGTGAGCGACGTGCCGATGGGGCGCATCTACGACGTGCTCAACAGCATCGAGCAGTACAACCTCGTGCGCTCGCAGAGCGCCTCGCGCCCGAAGAAGTACGTCGCGGTCGAACCCGACACCGCCCTCGACCGCCTCCTGCAGGACAAGAAACGCGAACTCGCGGAGAAGGAGTCCCAGTACGAGTCCATCGTCTCGGACCTCGTCGGGAGTCTGGAGACCACGGAGACCGTCGAGGAGCGCTTCTGGACCGCCGCCGTCGGCCCGAGCGAGACGGCGGACCTCCTCGTCGAACGCCTCGCGGCCGCCGACACGCGCATCCAGATGGTCGCCTCCACCTTCTCCCAGCAGTTCGACGTGGACCGCCTCGGGGAACGCGTCGCCGCCGAACTGGAAGGGGCTCTCGACCGGGGCGTCGAGGTGTCGCTCCTGATGCGCCCGCAACTGGTCGACGAACTCCCGGACTCGGTCGGCCGGCGCTACCGCGAGAGCCTCGCGCCACACGAGCGCTTCGACTGTCGCACCAGCCCCGACGTCAGCGGGAGCTTCACCATCGTCGACGACGTCGAGGTGGTCATCGAGGTGGCCCACCCGCTCCGAGCGGCCGACTCGCTGGCGATGATCGACCTCAAGGACCGGGAGTTCGCCGCCGACGTGCGCGAGGAGTTCGAACCCCGCTGGGAGCAGGCCGACCCGCTCTCGTTCTGA